GCAGAGGAAGAAAAGCCGGCTGAAACCGCGCAAGCTGAACCGGCCAGCGGCCAGCTGCCCGCACCACTCGACGCAGAAATGGTGGTGGCAGCGCATTGGACCAAAAATGATGCATATCCCCGCACAATTCCAGCAGGTGCTCGCGTTCATATCGTAGAGCGAGGGGATACTCTTTGGGACCTGGCTGCACGCTATCTAGGAAATCCCTTTTTGTGGCCTCAAATCTGGGATGAAAACAAGTACATTCCGGATGCACATTGGATTTATCCTGGCGATCCAATCGTTATTACCCCGATAGAACCGGTTTCGGAAGAACAGATCGCCAAAGAAGTGGAAGAGGCGCCCGTAGAAGAAGCTCCAGCTCCTGCAGTCACAGCTCCGGAAAAGAAAGCTTATCCGATCGCACTGGATTTTGATCTTTACTGCAGCGGCTTTATTACTCCCGAACTGGAAGTGCTTCCACTGCGAATCATCGGAAACGAAGATAGCACGTTGAAAGTCGCACTCGCCACAAACGATATCGTTTATCTAAATCAGGGAGAAGCGGATGGAGTCTCGCCCGGAGATGAATTCACGATTGTTCATCAAGTCCGGGAACTGGACCATCCAGTTACATTGAAAAACCTGGGAGAGTATGTAATTCAGACCGGAAGACTAAAAGTGGTGGCAACTCAAGAGCACACTGCAATAGCGCAAATTACCTATGCATGTGATGCCACAGCTGTGGACGACTACTTGATTCCGTTTGAGCCAAAAGAAGTTCCGGTCTTCACAGAAATGCCTCCCGTGGATCGTTACGGCACGGAGGGCCCGAATGCGAAGGGTTATGTCGTTTTTGCAAAAGACGATTTGACTTCGATTGGATCGGGTCATGAACTGCAGATCGATCTCGGATCAAAGGATGGCATCGTACCGGGCACAAGATTGATCCTTTACAGACATCATAAGTCCAACTACGAACAGGTTGGATTTGAACAGGATCTGCCTCGCAAAGTACTTGGCGAAATGATCGTGTTCAACGTTCAGGATTCCACGGCAACGGGACGCATTATTCAAAGTTACCATTTCGTGGAAGTGGGAGATCAAGTAGAAGTACGGTAATTTTTCGTACGACGCTTTACGAACCGCCAAGGCGCCAAGTCGCCAAGAATAGATATTTGCTTTTATTCTTGGCGTCTCGGCGTCTTGGCGGTTTCTGTTTGACGTAGAAAGTGCACGTATGTTATTCTCAAAAACACATTTGTGAGCGAGGGGTTTGTCATGTCCAAGTACGAAAAACTGGGGGGGTTTCTTCTTTTCGACAAGGTAGAAGAAGATAAACTCTCCAAAAATTTTGTCGCCGGTCAAATTAACAACAATCAAATCCAGCAGATTCACTGGATCAAGAAATTTGATCATTCCCTGTCTTCCATGCCGGATTTTATCCTGGATATGAACCAGGAAATGGAAATCCTGAAGGCGCTCTCCAACCCTGCCTTGATCCGTCCGGGAGATATCGTAAAGGACAAAGCGGAATTCGCGGCCATTTTCGATTACTTTGAGGGAAAGTCCCTTCGCTCCGTCTTGCAGAAATGCACGCAGGAAGGATACCCTTTTACCGCAGATCATGCTTTGCTGATCGCAAGTCGTGTGTGTGCCGCGCTCGAATACCTCCATTCTAAAAAAGTAAAAGATCAACGTCTGGTTCATGGATATGTTTCTCCGGAATCCATCTTTATTACCTACGATGGAGAAACGAAGGTTCAGTATCTCGGACTGGCACAATTGTTGTTGAAGAATACAGCAACACGCGATCGCTTTTTGCAAACGCACAAAAACTATTTTGCGCCTGAAGTGGTTCAAACTCACAAACTAGATAAGGCAGCAGACATATTCAGCACCGGATGCGTTCTATACGAGATGCTTACAGGCGAAGCACTCTATGCAAAAGGACGTGACGTTAACATTCCTCAAGCAATCGATCAAGCCATGATGCATAATCAGTCCGGCGACAAAATTCCGGTTCCGGACGAAATCAAAAAGGCTTTGCATCAGGCCCTGGCGTCCGATTCGTCTCAGAGATTTAATTCGATTAGCGAACTTCGCAAAATTCTGGATCAACAGCTTTTCACTAGCGACTACTCTCCTACAACTTTCAATCTGGCTTTTTTCATGAACAGCCTGTTCCGCGAAAACATGGATCAAGAAGGCAAAAACCTTAAAGATTACAAGAAGCT
The bacterium genome window above contains:
- a CDS encoding LysM peptidoglycan-binding domain-containing protein, giving the protein MMKASLMKIFGIVMVFLLVGYATGFSQEQTQEQTQESVETPAEEEKPAETAQAEPASGQLPAPLDAEMVVAAHWTKNDAYPRTIPAGARVHIVERGDTLWDLAARYLGNPFLWPQIWDENKYIPDAHWIYPGDPIVITPIEPVSEEQIAKEVEEAPVEEAPAPAVTAPEKKAYPIALDFDLYCSGFITPELEVLPLRIIGNEDSTLKVALATNDIVYLNQGEADGVSPGDEFTIVHQVRELDHPVTLKNLGEYVIQTGRLKVVATQEHTAIAQITYACDATAVDDYLIPFEPKEVPVFTEMPPVDRYGTEGPNAKGYVVFAKDDLTSIGSGHELQIDLGSKDGIVPGTRLILYRHHKSNYEQVGFEQDLPRKVLGEMIVFNVQDSTATGRIIQSYHFVEVGDQVEVR